Proteins encoded in a region of the Zea mays cultivar B73 chromosome 4, Zm-B73-REFERENCE-NAM-5.0, whole genome shotgun sequence genome:
- the LOC100272989 gene encoding putative calcium-dependent lipid-binding (CaLB domain) family protein yields the protein MSTANHYQHIKSTKPVVGKARKLKDLMIKSDNRICADCGAPDPKWASTNIGVFLCLKCGDVHRALGPDISKVLSVTLDDWSDSDIDSMVEVGGNSYANSIYEAFLPKDHPKPKPDSTMEYRTKFIRAKYETQDFLKPSLRISSRSSFKSTNSVKSVDSNFSSTSRKDISEDTREFVGELNITVVKGTNLAVRDMLTSDPYVVLTLGGQEVYDHDTFSADDIMGEAEIDLQPMITAAMAFGDTSRLGDMQIGRWFTTKDNALMKDSTVNVVAGKVKQEVHLKLQNVESGELELELEWVPIL from the exons ATGAGTACTGCTAATCACTATCAGCACATCAAGTCAACCAAGCCTGTTGTAG GCAAAGCAAGAAAATTGAAGGATCTCATGATAAAAAGTGATAATAGGATATGCGCTGACTGTGGTGCACCTGATCCCAAATGGGC ATCTACTAATATTGGAGTGTTTCTTTGCTTAAAATGTGGAGATGTTCATAGGGCACTTGGACCTGACATTTCAAAG GTTTTATCTGTAACTTTGGATGATTGGTCTGACAGTGATATCGACTCCATGGTTGAGGTTGGTGGAAACTCATATGCAAATTCAATTTATGAGGCTTTTCTTCCAAAAGATCACCCAAAACCCAAACCAGATTCAACGATGGAATATAGGACGAAATTTATAAG AGCTAAGTATGAGACACAAGATTTTTTGAAGCCAAGTTTGCGCATTTCATCAAGATCATCTTTTAAATCTACCAATTCTGTGAAGAGTGTAGATAGCAATTTCTCTAGCACTTCAAGGAAGGATATCTCT GAAGATACAAGAGAATTTGTTGGAGAGCTGAATATTACAGTCGTGAAAGGTACTAACTTGGCCGTTAGAGACATGCTAACAAGTGATCCATATGTTGTTTTAACACTCGGAGGGCAG GAAGTGTATGACCATGATACGTTCTCAGCCGATGATATCATGGGTGAAGCAGAGATAGATCTCCAACCAATGATCACAGCCGCCATGGCCTTTGGAGATACTTCACGTCTTGGTGACATGCAAATTGGGCGGTGGTTCACGACCAAAGACAACGCCCTGATGAAAGATAGCACAGTGAATGTCGTTGCAGGCAAGGTAAAACAGGAGGTGCACTTAAAGCTGCAGAACGTAGAATCTGGTGAGCTGGAGTTAGAGCTAGAATGGGTTCCGATCCTCTAG
- the LOC100381648 gene encoding transmembrane 9 superfamily member 12-like isoform X1 encodes MVAKMLPCSWISACVLVLLLSLHPRVHAFYLPGTFMHTYSPGEVISAKVNSLTSIETELPFSYYSLPYCKPLDGVKKSAENLGEILMGDQIDNSPYRFQVNVNESVFLCTTDPLTKEQAELLKRRARDLYQVNMVLDNLPVMRFTEQNGVIIQWTGFPVGYNPIGSNEDYIINHLKFRVLVHQYQAQGDVVVTSEDGVAMVESDRKSGFQIVGFEVVPCSVRRDPESMSKLKMYDKVDSVNCPLELEKSQAIRENERITFTYEVEYVKSNIKWPSRWDAYLKMDGAKVHWFSIMNSMMVVFFLAGIVFVIFLRTVRRDLTRYEEMDKEAQAQMNEELSGWKLVVGDVFREPSFPKLLCVMVADGIQITGMAVVTIVFAALGFLSPASRGMLLTGMIILYLFLGIIAGYVGVRVWRTIKGTSEGWKSVAWLTACFFPGIVFIILTVLNSILWGKKSTGALPISLFFTLLALWFCISVPLTLIGGLLGTRAASIDYPVRTNQIPREIPERKFPSWLLVLGAGTLPFGTLFIELFFILSSIWLGRFYYVFGFLFIVLFLLVIVCGEVSLVLTYMHLCVEDWKWWWKAFFASGSVAFYVFLYSINYLVFDLRSLSGPVSATLYLGYSLIMALAIMLSTGAIGFLLSFYFVHYLFSSVKID; translated from the coding sequence ATGGTCGCCAAGATGTTGCCATGCTCATGGATCTCGGCGTGCGTGCTCGTGCTGCTCTTGAGCCTGCACCCGCGTGTCCATGCCTTCTACCTCCCCGGCACCTTCATGCACACCTACTCCCCTGGAGAGGTGATCTCGGCCAAGGTCAACTCGCTCACCTCTATCGAGACCGAGCTGCCCTTCAGCTACTACAGCCTGCCATACTGCAAGCCTCTGGATGGCGTCAAGAAGAGTGCCGAGAACCTTGGTGAGATCCTCATGGGTGACCAGATCGACAACTCTCCATACCGCTTCCAAGTTAATGTCAATGAGTCAGTATTCCTTTGCACCACGGACCCGCTCACCAAGGAGCAGGCCGAGCTGCTCAAGAGGAGGGCACGAGATCTGTACCAGGTCAACATGGTCCTGGACAATTTACCGGTCATGCGGTTCACCGAGCAGAACGGCGTGATAATCCAGTGGACTGGGTTCCCAGTTGGGTACAACCCGATAGGGAGCAACGAGGATTATATCATTAACCACCTCAAGTTCAGAGTCTTGGTCCATCAGTACCAGGCGCAGGGCGACGTTGTGGTCACgagtgaggatggtgttgcaatgGTAGAGTCTGATCGCAAGAGTGGGTTCCAGATTGTTGGGTTTGAGGTCGTGCCTTGCAGCGTAAGACGTGATCCTGAGTCCATGTCCAAGCTCAAGATGTATGACAAGGTCGACTCTGTGAATTGCCCGTTGGAGCTTGAGAAATCTCAGGCGATCCGTGAGAATGAGCGGATCACATTTACCTATGAGGTTGAGTATGTCAAGAGCAACATCAAGTGGCCGTCCAGGTGGGATGCGTATCTGAAGATGGATGGTGCCAAGGTCCACTGGTTCTCGATCATGAACTCGATGATGGTTGTCTTCTTCCTGGCTGGTATCGTGTTTGTCATATTCTTGAGGACGGTTCGAAGGGACCTGACAAGGTATGAGGAGATGGACAAGGAGGCACAAGCTCAGATGAACGAGGAGCTCTCAGGATGGAAACTTGTTGTTGGGGATGTCTTCAGAGAGCCCAGCTTTCCAAAGTTGCTGTGCGTTATGGTCGCTGATGGTATCCAGATCACTGGTATGGCAGTTGTTACAATTGTGTTTGCTGCCCTGGGATTTCTCTCACCTGCTTCCAGGGGAATGCTCCTGACCGGAATGATCATTCTCTACCTCTTCCTTGGTATCATTGCCGGATACGTTGGTGTCCGTGTCTGGAGGACTATCAAGGGAACCTCGGAAGGGTGGAAATCTGTTGCTTGGCTGACTGCATGCTTCTTCCCTGGGATTGTGTTCATCATCCTCACTGTGCTTAACTCCATTCTGTGGGGCAAGAAGAGCACTGGAGCTCTACCCATCTCACTGTTCTTCACCCTCCTGGCCCTGTGGTTCTGCATCTCTGTGCCACTCACACTTATTGGAGGCTTGCTAGGCACACGTGCTGCAAGCATCGACTACCCTGTCCGAACCAACCAGATCCCACGAGAGATCCCTGAGCGCAAGTTCCCCTCATGGTTGCTTGTGCTCGGTGCGGGAACATTGCCATTTGGTACTCTCTTCATTGAGCTCTTCTTCATCCTTTCCAGCATTTGGTTGGGAAGGTTCTACTATGTCTTTGGCTTCCTGTTCATTGTCCTCTTCCTGCTGGTCATAGTCTGTGGTGAGGTTTCTCTGGTCCTGACCTACATGCACCTTTGCGTGGAGGACTGGAAATGGTGGTGGAAGGCCTTCTTTGCTTCTGGCTCTGTCGCATTCTATGTGTTCCTCTACTCTATTAACTACCTGGTGTTCGATCTCAGGAGCCTGAGCGGACCAGTTTCTGCCACACTCTACCTTGGCTATTCCCTGATCATGGCCCTTGCAATCATGCTCTCCACTGGCGCCATTGGTTTCCTGCTCTCCTTCTACTTCGTCCACTACCTCTTCTCGTCTGTTAAGATTGATTAG
- the LOC100272989 gene encoding putative calcium-dependent lipid-binding (CaLB domain) family protein isoform X1, with protein sequence MSTANHYQHIKSTKPVVGKARKLKDLMIKSDNRICADCGAPDPKWASTNIGVFLCLKCGDVHRALGPDISKVLSVTLDDWSDSDIDSMVEVGGNSYANSIYEAFLPKDHPKPKPDSTMEYRTKFIRAKYETQDFLKPSLRISSRSSFKSTNSVKSVDSNFSSTSRKDISEDTREFVGELNITVVKGTNLAVRDMLTSDPYVVLTLGGQKAQSTVKKSDLNPVWNEMLKISVPRNYGPLKLEVYDHDTFSADDIMGEAEIDLQPMITAAMAFGDTSRLGDMQIGRWFTTKDNALMKDSTVNVVAGKVKQEVHLKLQNVESGELELELEWVPIL encoded by the exons ATGAGTACTGCTAATCACTATCAGCACATCAAGTCAACCAAGCCTGTTGTAG GCAAAGCAAGAAAATTGAAGGATCTCATGATAAAAAGTGATAATAGGATATGCGCTGACTGTGGTGCACCTGATCCCAAATGGGC ATCTACTAATATTGGAGTGTTTCTTTGCTTAAAATGTGGAGATGTTCATAGGGCACTTGGACCTGACATTTCAAAG GTTTTATCTGTAACTTTGGATGATTGGTCTGACAGTGATATCGACTCCATGGTTGAGGTTGGTGGAAACTCATATGCAAATTCAATTTATGAGGCTTTTCTTCCAAAAGATCACCCAAAACCCAAACCAGATTCAACGATGGAATATAGGACGAAATTTATAAG AGCTAAGTATGAGACACAAGATTTTTTGAAGCCAAGTTTGCGCATTTCATCAAGATCATCTTTTAAATCTACCAATTCTGTGAAGAGTGTAGATAGCAATTTCTCTAGCACTTCAAGGAAGGATATCTCT GAAGATACAAGAGAATTTGTTGGAGAGCTGAATATTACAGTCGTGAAAGGTACTAACTTGGCCGTTAGAGACATGCTAACAAGTGATCCATATGTTGTTTTAACACTCGGAGGGCAG AAAGCTCAATCGACAGTTAAAAAAAGTGATCTTAATCCGGTATGGAATGAAATGCTTAAGATTTCTGTTCCTCGAAATTACGGACCTCTAAAACTT GAAGTGTATGACCATGATACGTTCTCAGCCGATGATATCATGGGTGAAGCAGAGATAGATCTCCAACCAATGATCACAGCCGCCATGGCCTTTGGAGATACTTCACGTCTTGGTGACATGCAAATTGGGCGGTGGTTCACGACCAAAGACAACGCCCTGATGAAAGATAGCACAGTGAATGTCGTTGCAGGCAAGGTAAAACAGGAGGTGCACTTAAAGCTGCAGAACGTAGAATCTGGTGAGCTGGAGTTAGAGCTAGAATGGGTTCCGATCCTCTAG